CAACACCGTCACTGCCGGTCTGACCGATGGTCTTGCCATCAAGGGAAATTCTGACATCTTCCATTGGATCTCCACCAATGGCCTTTACGATGGTAAATGTCACAAGGTTACCCTCATAAATGACCTCAGGAGTTACTTCGATACTCATCTTCCTGCTAAGGTCGTCAGGTGAGATCACCTCAACTTCAGCAGTTCCTGTAGCATATCCATCCTTTTCAGCAGTTATCTCATAGGTGCCATCAGAGGAGAACTCGTATTCCACTATACCTTCATCGTCTGTGGTACCAAGAGTAAGACTTCCTGCTTTGACGGTTGCATCACTGATAAGGGAACCACGTGATGTTACGGTTATGACTACCTCATCGCCTTCAACGGTCACTTCTGGATCAACCTCAACATCAAGGGCCTCATCGGGCTCGACGGTTACTTCGACGAATGGATAGTAGCGAACAACATCGTCGTCGTCAGCGACCTTGAACATGATCTCACCCATGACCTCTATCTCGTCACCCTCTGAAAGTGATATAGAATCTTCATTTTCCATTTCGATATAGTTAGAAGTAATGGAAGATACTGTCATCTCACCAAAGTCATCGCCAGCCTCTATCTCAAGATAATCTTCAGATATCTGGAATATGCCTCTTATGAAGACAGCTGTGGATTCCCTTCCACTGAATATCTCGTCGAAATTAATGACTAATATCGGTACATCGTCGACATCTCCAAGATCCCTTTCATAAACATATGGGGTTCCGGAAGACAGAACTGTGGAATCTACTTCATCGCCGTCCTTTGTGAGTTCTACAAAGACCTTGTCACCGTTTATGTCGACCTCAATGATGTCCAGTGCATAACCTTCTTCCAGAATAAGTGAGGTACCACCAAACACGGATTTCTTATCATCTTCATCGATAAGGACCTGTGAGAGCTGACCTCTGGACATAAGGCTGACAGCATCGGTATTGGTGTTGAATGCATCTTCAGGGTAACCGGCAAAATACTTCTCCGCCATGAAACCAATGACCTCGTAGTCCTCCCACCCATTGTATTCAAAGGAGACTGACTCAGGAGTGGTGGTATAGACAAGTTCTCCTTCATCTATCTTACTTCCATCAAGGCTAAGCACTTCAAGGGTTTCGGTGCCTATACCTTCATCAATGTTGTAGTAGAAACCTTCAAAGTTCAACGGGGTCCAGTTGAAACCTGCATCCTCTACAACAGTACCTCTGAGTTCGTAAGTACCCGGGTCGGTCATATCAACAAATGGTGCAAACCTTAAGGTGTCATCATCTGCAACAATGAACTTTAATTTGCCCATTACGTCGACAATGTCTCCTTCACCAAGTGAAATTGAATCTTCATTTGACATCTCGATCCTCTTAGAGGTAACTGTGCCAACTTCCATTGCTCCGAATTCATCACCTGATTCGACCTCAATATATTCATCTGAGATCTGGAAAATACCCTTTATGAAAACGGCATTTGTTTCAATACCACTAAATATCTCATCGAAATTAACGGCAATTATAGGTACATCATCAACAGAACCAAGGTCTTTCTCATAGATATATGTGGAACCTGAAGAAAGGATAGCCTCATCCATCTCATCCCCATCTTTCGATAACTTGACGAATACCCTGTCACCGTTTATATCGACCTCTACAATATTCAGAACATATCCTTCTTCAAGTACAAGTCCCGCACCTGAAAAAACAGATTCCTTGTCATCATTGTCGATAAGGACCTTTGAAAGCTGACCCCTGGACATCATGCTCACAGCATCATTACCGTCATCAAATGCATCCTCAGGATAACCGGCAAAATACTTCTCAGCCATGAAACCAATGACCTCGTATTCATTCCAGCCGTTATATTCGAATCCTGTAGGAATGACAGTTGTTTCATATTCAAGATCACCATCATCGATCTTTCGACCAATATCTTTGATGGTCATAGATTCGGAGCCTTCGCCTGTGTCAAGGTCATAATAGAATCCTGAATAACTCAAAAAATTCCAGGTGTACTCATCTTCGGACTGAATACCTTGTTCCCAGATGCGGTCGCCTGAGAAATAGGTTTTGGGCTGGACTTCCCAGATCCATTCTTTGGAATCTTCCCCATTTGCATTTGATACATTGACAGTCACAGTGTAAGTTCCAATTGAAGGATCTGTGACATTATAGAAAGATGATGAAACAGAAGATTCGGATTTTACAGCTGAACCACCGTCCACATACCATTCAACATCACAATCCTGATCAATTTCTATGCTAAATTCCTGTAGATTTCCTTCTATGGATTCAAAGCTCAGATCAGATGGATCAAAAGAGGTGATCTCTGGACCAGGAGTTGCAGAAACGGTCCAATCCCAGGATAATTCAACGCTACCGTTTGCAGATGTAGCATTTGCAACTACAGTATAAGAGCCTTCGGTTGCACTATTATTAGTATAGGTACTTGAAGTAACTCCTGTATCAGAGTCGACAGATGAACCATCAATATACCATTCAACATCGCAAACCTGATCAATGTCTATGCTAAATTCCTGAGAAGTGCCTTCTACAGATTCAGGACTTAAATCAGATGGATTAAAAGAGGTGATCTGTGGGCCAGAAGTTGCAGAAACGGTCCAGTCCCAGGATAGTTCAACACTACCGCTTGCAGATGTAGCATTTGCAACTACAGTATAAGAACCTTCAGTTGCACTAGTATTAGTGTAGGTGCTTGAAGTAACTCCTGTATCAGAATCGACAGATGAACCATCAATATACCATTCAACATCGCAAACCTGATCTATGTCTATAGTAAATTCTTGAGAAGTACCTTCTACAGATTCAGGACTTAAATCCGATGGATGAAAAGAAGTAATCTGTGGGGCAGGAGTTGCAGAAACGGTCCAATCCCATGATTTCTCAGTACTACCAGTTGCAGATGTAGCATTTGCAACTACTGTATAACTACCTTCAGGTGCAGTATTATTAGTATATGTACTTGAAATCACCCCAGTTTCGGACTGAACAGGTAAACCATCAATATACCATGTAACATTAGATGTTTCAGTTATATGTACAAAGAAATCTACCGAATCACCGGCATCACTTGTATGAGGTGAAGCCGGATTCGAAATATCTATTGTAGGTGCAGCCATCGCCACCCCACAGCTCATCCCAAAGATGAGCAAACTCATTAATAATAATTTAAAACCTTTATTCATAGTTTAGTTCTCCGAATATTATATGATTATATGTTATCAAATCTTCCTAAATGCACATAACCTTTTCGATATATCGAAACTTCTGTATCCCCTCTGTTTATCATAGTTATTAAAGTGTCATCAATAACTTCGCCTACAACATTTAAATAACAAACGGATTTCGCGGCTTCCAGCATCGAAGGTGAGACCGTGAAAAGAAGCTCGAAATCTCCTCCTGTGTAAAGGGCAAGTTCAAGAGCATCATCGTCGCCTACAAGAGAGCGAACCTCATCGTCTATAGGAATTTTGTCTTTATATATTCTGAAACCGGTTCCATTGGCATCCATCAGATCGTAAAGGGACATTGCCAGACCGTCACTTGTATCCATCATGGAAGTGACCGCACCGGTAGCTGCAAGCTTCTGGCCCTCTTCCGTGCGCGGTACAGGTTCAAGCAATGTGTTAAGCAGTTCATCGCTGACATCAAGGTCGTGCTGAATCGCCAGCAGTGAAGCGCCCGCTGAGCCTGCATTTCCTGTAACACAAACAAGGTCGCCCGGTTTTGCCCCGGTCCTCCTTAAAAGGTGTTCTTTCTTCACCATTCCGAGGGCGGTTCCTGTTATTGTCAACTCGTCGTGGAGATCGATATCCCCGCCGATCACAGATGTATCACAGAACTTTGCACAGGCAGCCATGCCACGGGAGATATCCTCGGCCTCGCCAAGCTGCATGTCCTCCGTAACACCGAAAGCGGAAAGGAAACCCACAGGCTTTGCACCCATGGAAGCCACATCGCTCAGGTTGACAGCGGCAGACATCCAGCCGATCTGCCATGGCGTCATCACGTCAGGAAAATCGGTCTTCCGGTGCAGCATGTCCGTTGTGATGACCATGCAGTCCTCATCCAAGACATCCAGAACAGCACAGTCATCCTTTCCTGCACCTGCCATTATGGAGCCACATTCATCCTGACTGAAGATACCGCATAGTCTGGAAACAAGCTCACGTTCATCTATACTTGAAATCAGATCAGACCTATCCATAGGAATACCATATAGTTTTAATATTTAATATCAATGTGGTAAAAAGCAGGGAAAAGAGAGTTACCTCCAGACCCTTCTCTTAACGAATATAACTATACTTCCAACAACTGCCAGGAATATCACTATTGGAATGGCAACTCCGATAAAGACGATTATACCATTGACACTGCCAATGAAACCACGTACCGAATCGGACAACGCATCACGAAGTCCCCATGAGTGGGTTATGTTGCGGGGCTCAGAGACACTTACTGTTATTGTGGAGAAGTCGATCCTGTCATTAAGGTAATTGAGCCGTCCCATGAGGCTTTCTATCTCACCGCGAACACGTCCAAGTTCTTTTTCCACTTCGAGGACCTCTTCGACGGTTGTGGCCATGTCAAGGATCTCCTGAAGGCGCTGTTCCTGCTTTTCCAGGTTTGACAGACGTGCCTCTACATCGATGTACTCCTCGGTCACATCGACTCCACTGGTGCTCTTTGAGGTCACCTTTCCGAGAGCTTCAATATCGTTGATCACGATGTCGTGATCAGCAGCCGGAATACGGATGGTGATATATCCGGCCATGCTCTCACCGTCACCATAGTAAGTATCATAGACAGATGAAGAAGAAACATAACCATTATATTCGAAAGCTATAGCAGCGACCGAATCAATGGCTTCCTGAGCATCATTTACCTCAAGGGAAACATCAGAAGTGGTGATCACCTTACGAGTTATGCTGCTGCCTGAGGATTCACCACTGTCTGCCACACTGGACGGACTGTCACGGGCAACATCCCATTCATCATCAAGGGCCATTTTGCCCATATCGTTCCCAAAGGAAAAGCTCTCTTCCTGCGGTGCATACTGCGTATTAGTGTCCGATGAGAGGCATCCTGCCGCAATGACGCAGGTGAGCAGGAAAATAAATAGTAATGGATATGTTCGCTTCATGTTGATAGCTCCTTACAACTGTATAAATAGAGCTACACCGCAAACATATAAAAGAATTGCTTAAACTTCAGATTCATTCGAAGTTAACCTGCTCGTTGCCGCCTTCTTTTGTCCTGATCCACACATTGTCGACAAACTCGTGAGCACGTTCGGCAAGCTCCAGCATTTCCTCACGGGAGAAAGGCACGATATCATGCAGATCTTCCCTCATTGAATGGGCTGGCTGGCCTTGCTGGATAACATACGGAGCATCCGAAACCGAAACATAAGGTACAATGGACCTTGCGATCGCTGCAATATCATCAGGGTCTCCTACAAAACCACGTATAGCAGTGGTGCGGAGTTCGTATTCCACTTCCCTGCCCGTTACAATGGATATTGTCTGCCTGACCTTCTCCACGACATCCACCGGATCAGGAACAACAGGATCATCACCATACCCGATGGCTTTACCGTACATCCCAGGATCGTCCAGAGGAGCCTTGACGTCAATGAAGAACTTGTCCACAAGACCGCCATCGATCAGTTCCTCCACCACTTCCGGATAGTAGCCGTTCGTATGAATACCCACAAGCAGCTTTTTCTTCTTTGCATAGGCAGCAAGGTGCATCACGGCTTTCTTTTGCACAAGAGGTTCACCGCCTGAGAAAACAACGCTGCTCACAAACAGGGAAGATGAATCGATCTTTGCTTCAAGCTCCTTTGCTTCAAGCATATCAGAACCTGTGAGTATCTCATAGTTCTGGCAATATGGACACCTGTAAGGACAATTACGTAAAAAAAGAACGACTGACGCTTTTCCGTGCCAGTCAACAGTAGAAATGGGGATGATCTCCCCAAAGTTCACATTCATCAGATACCAGACACCCGATATATCAGATCATGTCAGCTGAAGCGTAGCGCTTACGGTCTTCCAGTTCCTGCTTCTTTGCAGCATTCCAGCCACCTACGGCCTGGATGTATCCGGTGACCCTTGAGAGCTGTTCAACGTGATCTGAACCACAGTTCTCACAGGCATCCTTAAGACCTGACATCATGTGGAAGTCATCCATACATACTGTCATATCCTTGGTGAAAGCAAAGTATCCTACCTGGGTGTTCCTTGCAATGTTCATTGCAAACTCCTTCAGGCCCTTTGCATCAGGTGAACCCTCGCCCATCCAGATGTGCATGATATCTCCACCGTCAACGATAGGGAAGAATACATGCTCGATGTTGATCCTGTCTATCAGGGAAACATCGGCCCCAGGTGGTACGTGAGTACCATTGGTGTAGTAAACAGGCAGGTCGTGGGTGTTCTTGATGCCATCAACTGCTGCATTCACATCGCCTTTTACAACGGAGAGGACCTTTTCACGGTACTCCTCGTGGAGCATATCGGAAACTGCAAACCTCTGGCCGGTGGTCTCTGCAGGTGTTCTTGCAAGAGCGATCTCCATGCCGTACTTCTGGGAAAGCTCCCTTCCATACATCTCCATCTCTGTCATGGCACGGATACCAACCTTGAAAGCTGCCTTTGACTCGTGCATCTGTGATCCTGTGTGATACTGGACCATCTCGTTGAGACCTACAACACCGATGGTGAACACAAGGGAATCAATATCCACAGCAATTGCGCCTTTCTTGCCGGTTACCGGGTCCTTTGGCTGCTGTGTTGCAAATGGCATCCTTCCATTCTCAATGATAGGTGTCATCCATTTGACCTTTGTACTGAACACATCCATTGCCTCATCCATGAGGTGTTTCAGGTGAGCGAACAGTTTCTGGTCATCCCCATCTGCCTCATATGCTGCCCTTGGACAGTTAAGTGAAACTACCTGCCAGGAACCCATAGAGAAGTGCTTTCCATCCTTAAAGTACATCTTGTCCTCGAACTCAGCATCCTCTTCAGGAGTTGCTGAGAACTGGTATGCACAGCACTGGTAACAGGATATTCCCTCGCCTGCTCCCCTGTATTCAGGAAGCTGGTTGTCAAAGTAAGGAGTTCCGTATTTTGCAGTCAGTTCAAAGGTGAGATCATAAAGTTCATCATACGTAAGGAGGTCAGGATGTGCACGGTTGAACATCTCATCCTCTACCATGAAATCAGGCTCAATGGAGATCTCCGGTTTCGGGAAGTTGAATGGCTTACCCCAGTAGTCACCCTCAAGCATGACGTTCATGAGTGCCTGGAATCCAAGCCTTACCTCACGCTCATAGTCCCCGTAGACACGCCTGTCGGTACCGTCGGTACCATCCCAGACACGACCCCTGTAGACCACCGGTTTGTCCTTCCACATCTTCGGGACACCTGGTGAGAGCTGTACTGAGGAGAACACGAGCTGACCGCCACGGGCAACCATCATCTGTGTCATCTCATAGACGAACATCTGCATGAGCTGCTCTATCTCCTTGTAGGACTTGCCTTCAAAGTATGGAGCGCAGAAAGTAAGGAAGTTGTAGAATCCCTGTCCGCCCGCAAAGTTGGTCTGGGCGCTTCCGAGGGCCTTGACTGCGTGGAGCATTGCGACCTCTGCTTTCATGGAAGGACCTGCAACGCTTGCCTTTGCGCCTGAACCGTCAGGCATCAGTCCGTAGTAGAAGAAATACCTGAGATCCCAGTCCTGGCAGAAAGCACGGGTACCGAAGTACTCAAGATCATGAATGTGAAGGTCACCGTTGAGGTGAAGGTCTGCTACCTTTGGCGGGAGCAACAGCAGGTACTGTTCCTTTGATATCTTGTCAGCTTTCTTCTTGTGGGAGGTCTCGGCATTTTCCTGAAGGTTGGCATTCTCATTGGCCTCAAAGCCTGAGCCCTGGTCGATCTCACATGCATCGAAAACAGGAGAACCTACCCTGGTTGAGATATTGCGCCATTCAAGATGGCCGCGCTCCAGCAGGATCATATTTACAAGTTCCCTGATAAGCGGACCTGAGAGGAACTTGATGTTCATGCTGCGGACACGTTTCTCGGTCTCCCTGGCAATCTCATGGGCTTCCTCTTTTGTGATAGAATCGATTCCGTGATACCACTCGCTAAGTGTAGTTTCCTTGAGCAACTGGTTGACCACAATGTTGCGATCCCAGTTCACCATATGCCCATCGGTCGTCCTGACCTTTGGCATTGTTGAGATAAACTGGCCATCAAGTGTCTGCTGCATTGACTGTGGTTCGGTAAGAGGCATCATCCCATCTTCCATATTACCTGAGTCCTGCGTCTGTTCCTTTGTACCCACTTCTATTTCCCCTTCGGGATCATCGATCAGCTTTGTATTAGATGTCAAATGACCACCTTCATAATATATCCTTTAATGAATCGAGGTTCACGCCCTCGCTGTTAAAGAGCTCGTCATATGTCAGGAAGTCATCTTCTATCTGTAACACCGGAGCTGTAACAGTGAATACTCCATTGACACGCAACTCTGTCAATGATTCAGGAGTTGACATGTCAGCCTCAGTGAAAGCCACATCGTTCGCTTTGAGTACCTTCTTCAGCTGCACACATTTCGGGCATGTTTCCGTTGTATAGATAATTACACCAGGCATAGTTCTTCCATCCGTTTGATCTTT
This genomic stretch from Methanococcoides sp. LMO-2 harbors:
- a CDS encoding S-layer protein domain-containing protein, with the protein product MAAPTIDISNPASPHTSDAGDSVDFFVHITETSNVTWYIDGLPVQSETGVISSTYTNNTAPEGSYTVVANATSATGSTEKSWDWTVSATPAPQITSFHPSDLSPESVEGTSQEFTIDIDQVCDVEWYIDGSSVDSDTGVTSSTYTNTSATEGSYTVVANATSASGSVELSWDWTVSATSGPQITSFNPSDLSPESVEGTSQEFSIDIDQVCDVEWYIDGSSVDSDTGVTSSTYTNNSATEGSYTVVANATSANGSVELSWDWTVSATPGPEITSFDPSDLSFESIEGNLQEFSIEIDQDCDVEWYVDGGSAVKSESSVSSSFYNVTDPSIGTYTVTVNVSNANGEDSKEWIWEVQPKTYFSGDRIWEQGIQSEDEYTWNFLSYSGFYYDLDTGEGSESMTIKDIGRKIDDGDLEYETTVIPTGFEYNGWNEYEVIGFMAEKYFAGYPEDAFDDGNDAVSMMSRGQLSKVLIDNDDKESVFSGAGLVLEEGYVLNIVEVDINGDRVFVKLSKDGDEMDEAILSSGSTYIYEKDLGSVDDVPIIAVNFDEIFSGIETNAVFIKGIFQISDEYIEVESGDEFGAMEVGTVTSKRIEMSNEDSISLGEGDIVDVMGKLKFIVADDDTLRFAPFVDMTDPGTYELRGTVVEDAGFNWTPLNFEGFYYNIDEGIGTETLEVLSLDGSKIDEGELVYTTTPESVSFEYNGWEDYEVIGFMAEKYFAGYPEDAFNTNTDAVSLMSRGQLSQVLIDEDDKKSVFGGTSLILEEGYALDIIEVDINGDKVFVELTKDGDEVDSTVLSSGTPYVYERDLGDVDDVPILVINFDEIFSGRESTAVFIRGIFQISEDYLEIEAGDDFGEMTVSSITSNYIEMENEDSISLSEGDEIEVMGEIMFKVADDDDVVRYYPFVEVTVEPDEALDVEVDPEVTVEGDEVVITVTSRGSLISDATVKAGSLTLGTTDDEGIVEYEFSSDGTYEITAEKDGYATGTAEVEVISPDDLSRKMSIEVTPEVIYEGNLVTFTIVKAIGGDPMEDVRISLDGKTIGQTGSDGVVTDVITEPGMHKIVAEKSGFLEAELNIEVKEMQAKFEFSDLVLDPIEVKSGKNVEITLNAVNNGNAEGSYTVELRVNDNVTDFQEIVLGVNETTEVTFDYTAGEPGSYLVKVGGMTATLEVVEGVSTIVYALGGLAVIVLGGAAYLFTAGGWTIETAGPKASEAMAALSERISNLLSRGKE
- the thiL gene encoding thiamine-phosphate kinase, giving the protein MDRSDLISSIDERELVSRLCGIFSQDECGSIMAGAGKDDCAVLDVLDEDCMVITTDMLHRKTDFPDVMTPWQIGWMSAAVNLSDVASMGAKPVGFLSAFGVTEDMQLGEAEDISRGMAACAKFCDTSVIGGDIDLHDELTITGTALGMVKKEHLLRRTGAKPGDLVCVTGNAGSAGASLLAIQHDLDVSDELLNTLLEPVPRTEEGQKLAATGAVTSMMDTSDGLAMSLYDLMDANGTGFRIYKDKIPIDDEVRSLVGDDDALELALYTGGDFELLFTVSPSMLEAAKSVCYLNVVGEVIDDTLITMINRGDTEVSIYRKGYVHLGRFDNI
- a CDS encoding DUF4349 domain-containing protein is translated as MKRTYPLLFIFLLTCVIAAGCLSSDTNTQYAPQEESFSFGNDMGKMALDDEWDVARDSPSSVADSGESSGSSITRKVITTSDVSLEVNDAQEAIDSVAAIAFEYNGYVSSSSVYDTYYGDGESMAGYITIRIPAADHDIVINDIEALGKVTSKSTSGVDVTEEYIDVEARLSNLEKQEQRLQEILDMATTVEEVLEVEKELGRVRGEIESLMGRLNYLNDRIDFSTITVSVSEPRNITHSWGLRDALSDSVRGFIGSVNGIIVFIGVAIPIVIFLAVVGSIVIFVKRRVWR
- a CDS encoding anaerobic ribonucleoside-triphosphate reductase activating protein codes for the protein MNVNFGEIIPISTVDWHGKASVVLFLRNCPYRCPYCQNYEILTGSDMLEAKELEAKIDSSSLFVSSVVFSGGEPLVQKKAVMHLAAYAKKKKLLVGIHTNGYYPEVVEELIDGGLVDKFFIDVKAPLDDPGMYGKAIGYGDDPVVPDPVDVVEKVRQTISIVTGREVEYELRTTAIRGFVGDPDDIAAIARSIVPYVSVSDAPYVIQQGQPAHSMREDLHDIVPFSREEMLELAERAHEFVDNVWIRTKEGGNEQVNFE
- the nrdD gene encoding anaerobic ribonucleoside-triphosphate reductase produces the protein MEDGMMPLTEPQSMQQTLDGQFISTMPKVRTTDGHMVNWDRNIVVNQLLKETTLSEWYHGIDSITKEEAHEIARETEKRVRSMNIKFLSGPLIRELVNMILLERGHLEWRNISTRVGSPVFDACEIDQGSGFEANENANLQENAETSHKKKADKISKEQYLLLLPPKVADLHLNGDLHIHDLEYFGTRAFCQDWDLRYFFYYGLMPDGSGAKASVAGPSMKAEVAMLHAVKALGSAQTNFAGGQGFYNFLTFCAPYFEGKSYKEIEQLMQMFVYEMTQMMVARGGQLVFSSVQLSPGVPKMWKDKPVVYRGRVWDGTDGTDRRVYGDYEREVRLGFQALMNVMLEGDYWGKPFNFPKPEISIEPDFMVEDEMFNRAHPDLLTYDELYDLTFELTAKYGTPYFDNQLPEYRGAGEGISCYQCCAYQFSATPEEDAEFEDKMYFKDGKHFSMGSWQVVSLNCPRAAYEADGDDQKLFAHLKHLMDEAMDVFSTKVKWMTPIIENGRMPFATQQPKDPVTGKKGAIAVDIDSLVFTIGVVGLNEMVQYHTGSQMHESKAAFKVGIRAMTEMEMYGRELSQKYGMEIALARTPAETTGQRFAVSDMLHEEYREKVLSVVKGDVNAAVDGIKNTHDLPVYYTNGTHVPPGADVSLIDRINIEHVFFPIVDGGDIMHIWMGEGSPDAKGLKEFAMNIARNTQVGYFAFTKDMTVCMDDFHMMSGLKDACENCGSDHVEQLSRVTGYIQAVGGWNAAKKQELEDRKRYASADMI
- a CDS encoding glutaredoxin family protein, encoding MPGVIIYTTETCPKCVQLKKVLKANDVAFTEADMSTPESLTELRVNGVFTVTAPVLQIEDDFLTYDELFNSEGVNLDSLKDIL